A window of Nocardiopsis sp. Huas11 genomic DNA:
CCGACATCCGCATGCCGGGGACGGACGGCGTGGCCGCGCTCCGCGCGCTCTCCCGGTTCGACCGGCCGCCCCCGACCGTCATGCTGACCACCTTCGACACCGACGAGTACCTGTTCGACTCGCTCCAGGCCGGGGCGGTGGGCTTCCTGCTCAAGGAGAGCGATCCCGCGCTGTACGTGGAGGCGGTCCGCGCCGCCCACGGCGGGCAGGGCGTGATCGACCCCCGGGTCACTCCGCGCCTGGTGCGCCGGTTCGCGGCCACCTCCCCGCGCACCCCGCCGACGAGGAGCGCCGACCTCACTGAGCGCGAGCGGGAGGTGCTGCGGCTCGTCGCGACCGGTCGCAGCAACGCCCGGATCGCGCGGGACCTGGGCATCGCCCCGGGGACGGCGAAGATCCACGTCACCCGGATCCTGACCAAACTGGGCCTGGGCAGCAGGGTGCAGGCCGCGGTGTACGCCTACCGCTACGGCTTGGCGACCTGGTCGGACACCGAGGAGGGCTGACCGGCCGCCCGCCGGGCGAACCGGCGGTCGGCGGACGGGGTGTACGAGAGCACCAGGGCCGCGATCACCGAGGCGATGTGCCCGACCCGGACCGCCAGGTACAGGAGTCCGTGTTCGTAGCCCATCGCTTCCAGGACCCCGGCACCGTCCGGCAGCGCCAGCGCGATCGGCACGACCAGCGAGCCGAGCCCGATCACGCCGAGCCCCACGGTCAGGACCACCCGGGCCCACCGGCGGCCGCCCGCGAACCACACGACCATCAGGGCCGCGGCCGTGTAGACGGCCAGGCGCACCGCCAGGGCCGCCCAGGGGACCGCGTCTCCCGCGGACACCATCTCCGCGACCGCCAGCGTCGTCTCGACGACGCCGCACGCCACCGCCGTCGCCCACAACGTCGTCGCCCATGTCATCGTCCGTGCCGCCGGAGCGGACATCGTTCTCGTCATGGCCATGAGTATTCTCCGCGCGGGAGACGGCCGTCAGAGTGGACGATCCCGTTCACGGAGTGGTGCGCGTACCACCCGGCACTGGCGACGAACCCCGGTACAGGGCGGCGACCACGCTCTCGATGTCCGGCTCGCGCAGGGTCAGGTCGGCGACCTCGTGCAGCCGGGTGACCTCGGCGATGACGCGCGCGGGGTTGTCGGACAGCTCCAGCCACTGCCGGGGGCCGTCCGCGCGGACGCACCGGGCGCCCTCGACCGCGAGCGGCGCGGCGGGCTCGGCCAGGTCCACGACCAGGACACGCGGCGAGGGCACGCTCGCGCGCAGCCCGGCGAGGCCCCCGTCGTAGGCCAGCCGCCCCTGGTCGATCACCACGACGCGTTCGCACAGGCGCTCCACGTCGCCCAGGTCGTGCGTGGTCAGCAGGATCGTCGTGCCCTCCTCGGCGTTGAGCCGCAGCAGGAACTCGCGGATGGTCGACTTGCTCACCACGTCGAGACCGATCGTCGGCTCGTCCAGGACCAGCAGGCGGGGCCCGTGCAGCAGGGCGGCCGTCAGGTCGCCGCGCATGCGCTGGCCCAGGCTGAGCTGGCGCACCGGGGTGGCCAGGAACGGGCCGAGCTCCAGCAGTTCGGTGAGCTCCGCGAGCCGCCGCGCGTGGTCGGCGGCCGGGACCCGGTACATGTGCCGGGTGAGCTCGAAGCTGTCGCGCAGCGGCAGGTCCCACCACAGGGTGGAGCGCTGACCGAACACGACCCCGATCCGCGCGGCGAGGCGGGTGCGCCGGCGGGACGGCTCCAGGCCGGTGACCCGGACCCGGCCGTGGGTCGGGCTGAGGATGCCGGTGAGCATCTTCATCGTCGAGCTCTTCCCGGCCCCGTTGGGCCCGAGGTAGCCGACGATCTCGCCGGGGAAGACGGTCAGGTCGACGTCGCGCACCGCGCTGACGGTGCGCCGCCGGCGGCGCAGGAGGGGCCCCTCGGTGACGGTGAAATCCCGGCCCAGACCGACGGCTTCGATGATCGGCTCGGTGGCGGTCCGGGCGGGGGCGGCGGTGGTCTTCGGCGGCATCGGTCAGCTCCCGGTGGATCGGTAGTGGCGCAGCCCGAACCGCCAGGTGGCGGCGGCCAGGGCGCACAGCGAGACGGCCACGAGCGGGGTGGCCAGGCGCAGGGCGTCGGGCAGGCCCGTGGGGTCGGGGCGGTCGAGCAGGTACAGGGCGGGCTGCCAGCTGACGAAGGCCAGCGGCACGGCGAACGTGGCGGCGCGTACGACCCCGCGCGAGTAGACCGCCAGCGGGTACTCCACCAGCGCCTGCCCGCCGTAGGTCACCGAGTTGGCGGCCTCGCGGGCGTCGGGGAGGAAGAACTGCAGGCACGCGCCGATCACCCAGATCGCGCAGGCGATGGCGGTCCCCGACACCAGGAGTACCGGCAGCGCCAGCACCCGGCCGAGGGTCCAGTCGATGTCGGCGGCGGCCAGGGCGTAGACGGTGACGCCGGCGGCGGGCAGGATGCGGCCGAGGCGGCGCGGGGCGAAGCGGTCGGTGGCCATCTGCACCAGCGGCGAGACCGGCCGTGCCAGCATCGCGTCGAGGGAGCCCGTCCGGATGTGCTGTCCCAGGCTCTCGACCGATCCCATGAGCAGGTTGGCGCAGCCGAACGCCGTGGTGGCCAGCCCGGAGATGAGCAGGCCCTCGTGCACGTCGAATCCGGCCAGCCGCCCGGCGTGCGTGTACACCACGAGCACGGCTCCGATCTCCGCGATCGCGCCGAGGGACGTCGCCAGGCTCATCAGGACGAGCGAGGTCGGGTACTGCGCCATGGCCCGGCACCACGTCCAGGCCAGACGCAGGTAGGTGCGCACGGGCGTGCCCCACGGGTCCCGGTCGGGGCGGCGCCCGCGTACGCGTTCGACGAGGTCAACCACCCTGGACCACCACCTTGCCGGTCGCTCGGGAGGTGGCCCACGCGGCGAACGCGAACAGGGCCAGTGCCCACCCGGCCTGGATCGCGAGGCCGCTCAGGACCGTGCCGCCGGGGAGGGTGTCCTTGCCGAGGAAGACCTCCGCGGGCAGCTGCACGATGGACGCCCACGGCAGGAGCCGCAGCACGTCGCCCACCCCCGCGGGGAACAGGGGCAGCGGGAGCAGCATGCCCGCGGCGATCGGGCCCAGGAACCCGGCCACCGCCTGGATGCCGCGGGTGTCCATCAGCCAGAAGCCGGCCAGTTCGTAGAGGTAGCGCAGCGCGAAGGAGACGAGCGTGGCGAGTGCGATCGACACGGCCACCGCGGCCCAGCGCCAGGGGTCGGTCGGGATCAGCAGATCGAACAGGAACGCGCCGACGACGAACGTGGGCACGCCCCGGAACACCAGGTTGAAGGCGGCGCGGCCGAGGTCGTCGGCCAGCCACCACCCCAGGAGCGAGACCGGCCGCAGCAGGTCGGTGGCCACGGCGCCGCTGCGCACGCGTTCGCCGAGCTCCAGGGGCGGGCCCATGATCGCCACCACCGCGATGAGCCCCTGGGCGAGGAAGACCTGGGTGACCGCGTCGTCGACGTCGTAGCCGTTGATCTCGGGACGGGCGGTGAAGAGGGCGATCAGCACCATCGCGTTGATGACGCCGAAGACGCTGTTGGTGAACAGTCCGGCGGCCACGGCCGCACGGTAGGTGGAATAGCGGCGCAGCCCTCGGGCGGCCACCGCGCAGTAGACACGCACGAGCGCGTACTCCCTGGCAGATCGAGACCGTGCAGAAGATGAACGACCGGTCTCGGCGCAGGGGCGGGGGACCTGGGGACAGGACCGCCCCCGGTGGAGACACGGGGGTCCGGCACGTCCCTGATGCAGACACAGGTCCGGGTCGCCGCGAGGAAGTGACGCTAGCACACCCGGGGACCGGTCCAGGCCCGGTCGCCGGGAGGGCGATAACGTTCCCGGACGACCGCTCCGGCCGCCATCCGGCCGGGGAACACGCAGGTGGACGAGAGGGGACCGCGGTGGTGCGGGAGACGACGGGGACGGCCGGGCGGGGCGTCGTGGTGGTGACGGGCGCCGGGTCGGGCCTGGGCCGGGCCACCGCCGTGCGGCTGCTCGACGACGGGTACGCGGTGGTGCTGGCGGGCCGGCGGCGCGCGGCCCTGGAGGAGACCGCCGACGGCCGTGCGCGCGCGGTGGTCGTCGAGGCCGACGTGACCCGCGCCGACTCCGTGCGGGCGCTGTTCGCGCTGGTCCGGGAGCGGTTCGGCCGGGTCGACGCACTGGTGAACAACGCCGGGGTGTTCGGTCCGAGCGCCGCCGTCGACGCGATCTCCGACCAGGACTGGCACGAGGTCCTGGCGACCAACGTCACCGGGTCGATGAACTGCGCGCGCGAGGCGGCTCGATTGATGAAGGAGCAGGACCCGAAGGGCGGCCGCATCATCAACAACGGGTCGGTGTCGGCCCACGTGCCGCGCCCGTCCAGTGTCGCCTACACCGTGAGCAAGCACGCCGTCTCCGGGCTGACGGCGTCGATGAACCTCGACCTGCGCGGCCACGGGATCGCGTGCACGCAGATCGACGTGGGCAACGCGTCGACGGCGATGGTGTCGGGGTTCGGGGCCGGCGCCGTCCAGCCGGACGGCTCGGTGCGCGCCGAACCCGTGATCGACCCGGTGCACGTGGCCTCGACCATCGCGCACATCGTGTCGCTGCCGACGGACGTCTCCGTGCCGACGGTGACGGTGATGGCGCGGGAGATGCCCTACGCGGGACGGGGTTAGCCCGAGGGCGGGGCGGGGTCAGCCCGAGGGCGGGGCGGACCGGGGTGGGACGGGGCCGGGACGGGGCCGCGCGGGCGGATTGGCCGTTCGGATGGCCGATCGGACGATTCGCCGGGGCGGCGGTCCGCACCAGAGTGGGTGCGGACCGACCCGAACCGCACCGAGAGGACACCGACGATGAACGCCCCGACCGGCCCGTCGCGAACGGACCGCCGACTCGCCCCCGACCTGGCCAGGGGAGCGATGCTGCTGCTCATCGCCATGGCCTACGCGAGTGTGTACGCCGGGGGAGGGTTCGGCACGGACGTGACGGCGGAGGCGCTCCCGGACCGGGTCGCGGCCTTCGTGAGCACCCTCGTCCTGGACAACCGGGCCTTCCCGATGTTCGCCATCCTGTTCGGGTACGGGATGGCCTGGATGGTCGCCCGCCGGTCGGCGCGCGGCACCGCCGACACCGAGGTCCGGCGGCTGCTCCGGCGCCGCGGCCTCTTCCTGCTGCTGTTCGGCTTCGTGCACGCCGTGCTGGTCTTCCCCGGCGAGATCCTCGCCTCCTACGGGTTCGCGGCGCTGGTCACCGGCTGGCTGCTGCTGCGTCCGAACCGGGTGGTCGTGCGCGCGGCGGTGGTGCTCGCCGTGTTCTACGCCCTGGTGGTCCCGGCCGCGATGATCATGATGTCCGCCGGCGGCGGCGGTGGCGGGGAGTGGGGGCTCCCCGGGTACCTGACCGCCGCGGACTGGGTCGCGAGGCTGGCCTCGGCGCCGTTCTCACCGCTGTTCATCGCGGTGGCCTACCCGCTGCTGCTCCTGGTGGTCCTCGGGTACCTGGCGGGCCGGGCCGGACTGCTGGACGACCCGGTCGCGCACCGCGCGCTGCTGACCCGGATCGCCGTGGGCGGCGTGACGGTCTCGCTCGCCGGAGCGCTGCCCTCCGCGCTGGTCGCCGTGGGCGCGCTGGACGCGGACGGTCTCACGGCCGGCCTGTTCATGGGCCTGCAGGTGCTGACCGGCGTGTGCGGCGGAGCCGGGTACGCGGCCCTGTTCACGCTGTGGAGCATCCGGCTGGACCGCACGGGCGGCACGCTGACCCGCGCGGTCGCGGCGATGGGCCGGCGCTCCCTGACCTTCTACCTCCTGAACTCCGTCCTCGTGGCCCTCGTCCTCCACTCCGATCTGGTGGGGATGGGGACACGGGTGGGCGGCGCGGGCGCGCTCGTCGTGGCGGCGCTCGTCTGGTGTGTGAGCCTGGTGCTCGCGGCGTCGCTGGAGCGGGCGGGGCGCCCGGGACCCATGGACGCGCTCATGCGGCGCCTCGTGCACGGAGGCGACCCCGGGCGACGAGAGTCACGGTCGGCGGCCTGAGGAAGGGGGCGCCGCCGTGGTCGGCCGACGGCGGCGGCTCCGCTCCGTGACCAGCGTCACGCTCTGTTGTTACCGGCCCGTCACAGAGTGAAGGCCCCCCGCAACGTCGGCTTGGCACCGTCGTGGGCATGGACGCTTCCGAAGGCAGTCACGGAACCGACGACCGCACCCGCCACGGCTTCCTCGGCCGCGAGGCGATGGACCTGGGAATCCTCCTCCTCGCGGCCGGGGCGGCGCACGTCGTGGTGCTCTCCCTCGGGCACAGCGACGGCGGGGTCCGCGTACTGATCACCGTGGGCGTGCTCCTGCTCGCGGTGTCCGGCCTGCACCGGTGGCACCGCCAGCGGACGGCGCACGCCCGGCGCCGGCGGCTCCGGCGCGGTGGGGCGGCCGCGGCCGACGGTCGGACCGGGGCGGGCTCGCCCGCCGGGACCGACCGGTCCACGGGCCCCGTCGGCCTCCTCCCGGCGCCCGGCCACGCCGACGACCGGTTGTGGAGCGTTCGGGTGACCCTCGCCGACGTCCCCGGCGGTCTGGCCGCGCTCACCTCACGGTTCGCCGCGCTCGGCGTCGACATCCGGCTCATGCAGGTCCACCCGGGCGGGCCCGAGGCCATAGACGAGTTCTTCGTCAACGCCCCCGCCCGGGTGGGGGAGGGCCACCTGTACGACGCGGTCCAGGGGGCGGGCGTGCGCGACGCGATCGTGCGCCCGGCCGACGTCCACGAGCTCAGCGACACCACCAGCCGCACGCTCGCCCTGGTCAGCTCCCTGATCACCGGCGCCACGACCCTGGAGCGGTCGCTGACGGCGCTGTCGGCGGCACGGGAGGTCGTTCGCCTCGCGCGTCCGCCGGAGGGCATGGGGCGCGAGGACCTGTCCGGCACCACCATGACGCTCCCGGCGCCCGACGGCGGGGTCCTCGTCGTGCGACGCGAAGGCGAGGTCGCGGTCCCCTTCACCGCGCTGGAGTTCGCCCGCTGCCGCGCCCTGGTCCACGTGGCCGCGTCCCTGCACGCGGACGCGCGACGCTCCTGAACGGCACACCCCTTCACCTGGCGGCTGAGCGGGCGTCACCCGGTGTTCGTGACCTCCTGGTTGGCTTCGGCGCGGGCGTGAACACGCCTTTTCCCCCGAAACCACCAGGAAGCACCCATGCGCAAGACCATGGCGGTCACGGCCGCCGTCGCCGTCACCCTGACCGGGGCCGCGTCGATCGCCCACGCCGACCCCGGGAACGGGAACGGACAGGGGCGTGGTTCCGGGCCCGTCGGCATCGAACTGTCCGTGCTCGGCACCCACCACTCCGACGTCTTCGACGCCTCCGCGGCGGAGATCGTCGCGCACGACCCGGCCCATCAGCGCCTGTTCGTGGTCAGCGCCGCGTCGGCCACCGTGGAGGTCCTGGACGTCTCCGACCCCGGTTCGCCGGTCAAGCTCTTCGACCTGGTGACCGCCGGTGCGACGGCGGCCGACGGCTCGACGGTCGGAGAGGGCGCCGTCGCCAACTCCGTGGCGGTCCACGACGGCCTCGTGGCGGTCGCGGTGGAGGCCGCCGACAAGACCGAGCCCGGCTGGGTGGTGTTCTTCGACGTCGAGGGCACGGTGCTCAACGCGCTGCGGGTCGGCGCCCTGCCGGACATGGCGGCCTTCGGACCCGACGGCTCCACCCTGCTGGTGGCCAACGAGGGCGAGCCGGACGACGACTACACCGTCGACCCGGAAGGCTCGGTGAGCGTCGT
This region includes:
- a CDS encoding response regulator transcription factor, giving the protein MIRLLVADDQPAAREGLRLLFGSVADIEVVGVAADGRELVAMARRLVPDVVFTDIRMPGTDGVAALRALSRFDRPPPTVMLTTFDTDEYLFDSLQAGAVGFLLKESDPALYVEAVRAAHGGQGVIDPRVTPRLVRRFAATSPRTPPTRSADLTEREREVLRLVATGRSNARIARDLGIAPGTAKIHVTRILTKLGLGSRVQAAVYAYRYGLATWSDTEEG
- a CDS encoding ATP-binding cassette domain-containing protein, which gives rise to MPPKTTAAPARTATEPIIEAVGLGRDFTVTEGPLLRRRRRTVSAVRDVDLTVFPGEIVGYLGPNGAGKSSTMKMLTGILSPTHGRVRVTGLEPSRRRTRLAARIGVVFGQRSTLWWDLPLRDSFELTRHMYRVPAADHARRLAELTELLELGPFLATPVRQLSLGQRMRGDLTAALLHGPRLLVLDEPTIGLDVVSKSTIREFLLRLNAEEGTTILLTTHDLGDVERLCERVVVIDQGRLAYDGGLAGLRASVPSPRVLVVDLAEPAAPLAVEGARCVRADGPRQWLELSDNPARVIAEVTRLHEVADLTLREPDIESVVAALYRGSSPVPGGTRTTP
- a CDS encoding ABC transporter permease; protein product: MVDLVERVRGRRPDRDPWGTPVRTYLRLAWTWCRAMAQYPTSLVLMSLATSLGAIAEIGAVLVVYTHAGRLAGFDVHEGLLISGLATTAFGCANLLMGSVESLGQHIRTGSLDAMLARPVSPLVQMATDRFAPRRLGRILPAAGVTVYALAAADIDWTLGRVLALPVLLVSGTAIACAIWVIGACLQFFLPDAREAANSVTYGGQALVEYPLAVYSRGVVRAATFAVPLAFVSWQPALYLLDRPDPTGLPDALRLATPLVAVSLCALAAATWRFGLRHYRSTGS
- a CDS encoding ABC-2 family transporter protein, which translates into the protein MRVYCAVAARGLRRYSTYRAAVAAGLFTNSVFGVINAMVLIALFTARPEINGYDVDDAVTQVFLAQGLIAVVAIMGPPLELGERVRSGAVATDLLRPVSLLGWWLADDLGRAAFNLVFRGVPTFVVGAFLFDLLIPTDPWRWAAVAVSIALATLVSFALRYLYELAGFWLMDTRGIQAVAGFLGPIAAGMLLPLPLFPAGVGDVLRLLPWASIVQLPAEVFLGKDTLPGGTVLSGLAIQAGWALALFAFAAWATSRATGKVVVQGG
- a CDS encoding SDR family oxidoreductase; the protein is MRETTGTAGRGVVVVTGAGSGLGRATAVRLLDDGYAVVLAGRRRAALEETADGRARAVVVEADVTRADSVRALFALVRERFGRVDALVNNAGVFGPSAAVDAISDQDWHEVLATNVTGSMNCAREAARLMKEQDPKGGRIINNGSVSAHVPRPSSVAYTVSKHAVSGLTASMNLDLRGHGIACTQIDVGNASTAMVSGFGAGAVQPDGSVRAEPVIDPVHVASTIAHIVSLPTDVSVPTVTVMAREMPYAGRG
- a CDS encoding DUF418 domain-containing protein gives rise to the protein MNAPTGPSRTDRRLAPDLARGAMLLLIAMAYASVYAGGGFGTDVTAEALPDRVAAFVSTLVLDNRAFPMFAILFGYGMAWMVARRSARGTADTEVRRLLRRRGLFLLLFGFVHAVLVFPGEILASYGFAALVTGWLLLRPNRVVVRAAVVLAVFYALVVPAAMIMMSAGGGGGGEWGLPGYLTAADWVARLASAPFSPLFIAVAYPLLLLVVLGYLAGRAGLLDDPVAHRALLTRIAVGGVTVSLAGALPSALVAVGALDADGLTAGLFMGLQVLTGVCGGAGYAALFTLWSIRLDRTGGTLTRAVAAMGRRSLTFYLLNSVLVALVLHSDLVGMGTRVGGAGALVVAALVWCVSLVLAASLERAGRPGPMDALMRRLVHGGDPGRRESRSAA
- a CDS encoding ACT domain-containing protein; protein product: MDASEGSHGTDDRTRHGFLGREAMDLGILLLAAGAAHVVVLSLGHSDGGVRVLITVGVLLLAVSGLHRWHRQRTAHARRRRLRRGGAAAADGRTGAGSPAGTDRSTGPVGLLPAPGHADDRLWSVRVTLADVPGGLAALTSRFAALGVDIRLMQVHPGGPEAIDEFFVNAPARVGEGHLYDAVQGAGVRDAIVRPADVHELSDTTSRTLALVSSLITGATTLERSLTALSAAREVVRLARPPEGMGREDLSGTTMTLPAPDGGVLVVRREGEVAVPFTALEFARCRALVHVAASLHADARRS